Proteins from a single region of Pyrus communis chromosome 6, drPyrComm1.1, whole genome shotgun sequence:
- the LOC137737647 gene encoding sucrose synthase 2-like isoform X2, with product MDGEWCNDKYVLELDLEPFNASFPRPTRSSSIGNGVQFLNRHLSSVMFRNKESLEPLLDFLRTHKHDGHAMMLNDRIQSIPRLQSALAKAEEYLSKFPPTTPYSEFEFDLQGMGFERGWGDTAQRVSEMVHLLLEILQAPDPSTLENFLGRIPMVFNVVIVSPHGYFGQANVLGLPDTGGQVVYILDQVRALESEMLLRIQNQGLDVIPKILIVTRLIPDAKGTTCNQRLERVSGTEYTHILRVPFRTENGILRKWISRFDVWPYLETFAEDASNEIAAELQGVPDLIIGNYSDGNLVATLLSYKLGITQCNIAHALEKTKYPDSDIFWKKHEDKYHFSSQFTADLIAMNNADFIITSTYQEIAGSKNNVGQYESHTAFTLPGLYRVVHGIDVFDPKFNIVSPGADMCIYFPCSDKEKRLTGLHGSIEELLYGAEQNDEHIGLLSDRSKPIVFSMARLDRVKNLTGLVECYAKSAKLREMVNLVVVGGYLDVKNSRDREEIAEVEKMHDLIKKYNLSGQFRWIAAQMNRARNGELYRYIADTKGVFVQPAFYEAFGLTVVEAMTCGLPTFATCHGGPAEIIEHGSSGFHVDPYNPDQVAELLIDFFDQCQKDPGHWEKISQAGLKRIYERYTWKIYSERLLTLAGVYGFWKHVSKLERRETRRYLEMFYILKYRNLVKSIPLAVEEQH from the exons ATGGACGGAGAGT GGTGCAACGATAAGTATGTGCTTGAACTTGATCTGGAGCCATTTAATGCATCATTCCCTCGACCAACCCGCTCGTCATCAATTGGAAATGGGGTTCAATTCCTTAACCGCCACTTGTCTTCAGTTATGTTCCGTAACAAAGAAAGTTTGGAGCCTCTTCTCGATTTTCTTCGTACACACAAACATGATGGACAT GCAATGATGCTAAACGATCGGATTCAGAGCATACCCAGACTTCAGTCTGCTTTAGCAAAGGCAGAGGAATATCTTTCTAAGTTCCCGCCAACTACACCATAttctgaatttgaatttga CTTACAAGGAATGGGATTTGAGAGAGGGTGGGGTGACACAGCACAACGGGTGTCAGAGATGGTGCATCTTCTCTTGGAAATTCTTCAGGCTCCAGATCCCTCTACCCTGGAAAATTTTCTTGGGAGGATCCCTATGGTGTTCAATGTTGTCATAGTGTCGCCACACGGCTACTTTGGCCAAGCTAACGTCTTGGGTTTGCCCGACACTGGAGGGCAG GTCGTTTATATACTGGATCAAGTGCGTGCCCTGGAGAGTGAGATGCTTCTTAGAATACAAAATCAAGGATTGGATGTTATTCCAAAAATTCTGATT GTTACCCGACTGATACCGGATGCAAAAGGGACAACATGCAACCAAAGATTGGAAAGAGTCAGTGGTACAGAATACACACATATCTTGCGGGTACCTTTCAGGACTGAGAATGGGATACTGCGGAAATGGATTTCAAGGTTTGATGTGTGGCCTTACTTGGAGACCTTTGCAGAG GATGCCTCGAATGAAATTGCCGCTGAGTTGCAAGGTGTTCCAGATCTAATCATTGGAAACTATAGTGATGGAAATCTTGTTGCAACTCTGTTATCTTATAAACTGGGAATCACACAg TGCAACATTGCTCATGCATTGGAGAAAACAAAGTACCCAGATTCTGATATATTTTGGAAGAAGCATGAGGATAAGTACcatttttcaagtcaattcacaGCCGATCTCATTGCAATGAACAATGCAGATTTCATAATCACCAGTACATACCAAGAGATTGCTGGAAG CAAGAATAACGTTGGACAGTATGAGAGCCACACTGCCTTCACTCTTCCTGGGCTGTATCGAGTTGTTCATGGAATTGATGTTTTTGATCCCAAGTTTAATATCGTCTCCCCAGGAGCAGATATGTGTATATACTTTCCATGTTCTGACAAGGAAAAAAGGCTTACTGGTCTACATGGGTCAATTGAAGAACTCTTATATGGTGCTGAGCAGAACGACGAGCATAT TGGGCTGTTGAGTGATAGATCAAAGCCTATTGTCTTTTCCATGGCAAGACTTGATAGAGTGAAAAATTTAACTGGACTTGTTGAGTGCTATGCTAAGAGCGCCAAGCTACGAGAAATGGTAAACCTTGTTGTGGTTGGTGGTTActtggatgtcaagaactctaGGGATAGAGAAGAAATTGCAGAGGTTGAAAAAATGCATGACCTCATTAAGAAATACAACTTGAGTGGTCAGTTCCGATGGATAGCAGCACAGATGAACCGTGCTCGTAATGGTGAGCTCTACCGCTACATTGCAGACACAAAAGGCGTCTTTGTGCAG CCTGCTTTCTATGAAGCTTTTGGCCTCACCGTCGTGGAAGCCATGACCTGTGGCCTTCCTACTTTTGCAACTTGTCATGGTGGCCCTGCTGAGATCATTGAGCACGGTTCCTCTGGGTTCCATGTTGATCCGTATAACCCTGATCAAGTGGCTGAACTTCTGATTGACTTCTTTGATCAGTGCCAGAAGGATCCTGGCCACTGGGAAAAGATATCTCAAGCGGGACTTAAACGAATTTATGAAAG GTACACTTGGAAGATATATTCAGAGAGGCTGCTCACATTAGCTGGGGTTTATGGCTTCTGGAAGCATGTGTCTAAGCTTGAGAGGCGAGAGACAAGGCGATATCTGGAGATGTTTTACATTCTCAAGTACCGAAATCTG GTGAAGTCCATTCCGCTGGCCGTTGAAGAGCAGCATTGA
- the LOC137737647 gene encoding sucrose synthase 2-like isoform X1: MRNTIQETLAAHRNELVSLLSRYVARGNGILQPHQMINELESVIMEDEGMQKLKDSSFSKVLQSAQEAIVLAPFVAFALRPRPGVWEYVRVNEYELSVDHLSVAEYLRFKEELMDGECNDKYVLELDLEPFNASFPRPTRSSSIGNGVQFLNRHLSSVMFRNKESLEPLLDFLRTHKHDGHAMMLNDRIQSIPRLQSALAKAEEYLSKFPPTTPYSEFEFDLQGMGFERGWGDTAQRVSEMVHLLLEILQAPDPSTLENFLGRIPMVFNVVIVSPHGYFGQANVLGLPDTGGQVVYILDQVRALESEMLLRIQNQGLDVIPKILIVTRLIPDAKGTTCNQRLERVSGTEYTHILRVPFRTENGILRKWISRFDVWPYLETFAEDASNEIAAELQGVPDLIIGNYSDGNLVATLLSYKLGITQCNIAHALEKTKYPDSDIFWKKHEDKYHFSSQFTADLIAMNNADFIITSTYQEIAGSKNNVGQYESHTAFTLPGLYRVVHGIDVFDPKFNIVSPGADMCIYFPCSDKEKRLTGLHGSIEELLYGAEQNDEHIGLLSDRSKPIVFSMARLDRVKNLTGLVECYAKSAKLREMVNLVVVGGYLDVKNSRDREEIAEVEKMHDLIKKYNLSGQFRWIAAQMNRARNGELYRYIADTKGVFVQPAFYEAFGLTVVEAMTCGLPTFATCHGGPAEIIEHGSSGFHVDPYNPDQVAELLIDFFDQCQKDPGHWEKISQAGLKRIYERYTWKIYSERLLTLAGVYGFWKHVSKLERRETRRYLEMFYILKYRNLVKSIPLAVEEQH; this comes from the exons ATGCGCAACACCATTCAGGAAACCCTCGCTGCTCACCGCAATGAGCTCGTTTCTCTTCTCTCCAG gtatgtTGCTCGAGGAAATGGGATTCTGCAACCCCATCAAATGATAAACGAGCTCGAAAGCGTGATCATGGAGGATGAAGGCATGCAGAAGCTCAAAGATAGCTCCTTCAGCAAAGTCTTACAGTCTGCTCAG GAAGCAATTGTTCTGGCTCCTTTCGTGGCTTTTGCCCTTCGTCCAAGGCCTGGTGTTTGGGAGTATGTTCGAGTTAATGAGTATGAACTCAGTGTGGATCATTTGAGTGTTGCTGAATACCTTCGGTTCAAGGAAGAGCTTATGGACGGAGA GTGCAACGATAAGTATGTGCTTGAACTTGATCTGGAGCCATTTAATGCATCATTCCCTCGACCAACCCGCTCGTCATCAATTGGAAATGGGGTTCAATTCCTTAACCGCCACTTGTCTTCAGTTATGTTCCGTAACAAAGAAAGTTTGGAGCCTCTTCTCGATTTTCTTCGTACACACAAACATGATGGACAT GCAATGATGCTAAACGATCGGATTCAGAGCATACCCAGACTTCAGTCTGCTTTAGCAAAGGCAGAGGAATATCTTTCTAAGTTCCCGCCAACTACACCATAttctgaatttgaatttga CTTACAAGGAATGGGATTTGAGAGAGGGTGGGGTGACACAGCACAACGGGTGTCAGAGATGGTGCATCTTCTCTTGGAAATTCTTCAGGCTCCAGATCCCTCTACCCTGGAAAATTTTCTTGGGAGGATCCCTATGGTGTTCAATGTTGTCATAGTGTCGCCACACGGCTACTTTGGCCAAGCTAACGTCTTGGGTTTGCCCGACACTGGAGGGCAG GTCGTTTATATACTGGATCAAGTGCGTGCCCTGGAGAGTGAGATGCTTCTTAGAATACAAAATCAAGGATTGGATGTTATTCCAAAAATTCTGATT GTTACCCGACTGATACCGGATGCAAAAGGGACAACATGCAACCAAAGATTGGAAAGAGTCAGTGGTACAGAATACACACATATCTTGCGGGTACCTTTCAGGACTGAGAATGGGATACTGCGGAAATGGATTTCAAGGTTTGATGTGTGGCCTTACTTGGAGACCTTTGCAGAG GATGCCTCGAATGAAATTGCCGCTGAGTTGCAAGGTGTTCCAGATCTAATCATTGGAAACTATAGTGATGGAAATCTTGTTGCAACTCTGTTATCTTATAAACTGGGAATCACACAg TGCAACATTGCTCATGCATTGGAGAAAACAAAGTACCCAGATTCTGATATATTTTGGAAGAAGCATGAGGATAAGTACcatttttcaagtcaattcacaGCCGATCTCATTGCAATGAACAATGCAGATTTCATAATCACCAGTACATACCAAGAGATTGCTGGAAG CAAGAATAACGTTGGACAGTATGAGAGCCACACTGCCTTCACTCTTCCTGGGCTGTATCGAGTTGTTCATGGAATTGATGTTTTTGATCCCAAGTTTAATATCGTCTCCCCAGGAGCAGATATGTGTATATACTTTCCATGTTCTGACAAGGAAAAAAGGCTTACTGGTCTACATGGGTCAATTGAAGAACTCTTATATGGTGCTGAGCAGAACGACGAGCATAT TGGGCTGTTGAGTGATAGATCAAAGCCTATTGTCTTTTCCATGGCAAGACTTGATAGAGTGAAAAATTTAACTGGACTTGTTGAGTGCTATGCTAAGAGCGCCAAGCTACGAGAAATGGTAAACCTTGTTGTGGTTGGTGGTTActtggatgtcaagaactctaGGGATAGAGAAGAAATTGCAGAGGTTGAAAAAATGCATGACCTCATTAAGAAATACAACTTGAGTGGTCAGTTCCGATGGATAGCAGCACAGATGAACCGTGCTCGTAATGGTGAGCTCTACCGCTACATTGCAGACACAAAAGGCGTCTTTGTGCAG CCTGCTTTCTATGAAGCTTTTGGCCTCACCGTCGTGGAAGCCATGACCTGTGGCCTTCCTACTTTTGCAACTTGTCATGGTGGCCCTGCTGAGATCATTGAGCACGGTTCCTCTGGGTTCCATGTTGATCCGTATAACCCTGATCAAGTGGCTGAACTTCTGATTGACTTCTTTGATCAGTGCCAGAAGGATCCTGGCCACTGGGAAAAGATATCTCAAGCGGGACTTAAACGAATTTATGAAAG GTACACTTGGAAGATATATTCAGAGAGGCTGCTCACATTAGCTGGGGTTTATGGCTTCTGGAAGCATGTGTCTAAGCTTGAGAGGCGAGAGACAAGGCGATATCTGGAGATGTTTTACATTCTCAAGTACCGAAATCTG GTGAAGTCCATTCCGCTGGCCGTTGAAGAGCAGCATTGA